The Manihot esculenta cultivar AM560-2 chromosome 1, M.esculenta_v8, whole genome shotgun sequence genome has a window encoding:
- the LOC110613473 gene encoding omega-3 fatty acid desaturase, endoplasmic reticulum-like — MNNHHNFNAVDAGCDFQPSNPPPFKISEIRAAIPKHCWVKNPWRSLSYVFRDVVVIFALAGAAFFFDSWAVWPLYWTAQGTMFWAIFVLGHDCGHGSFSDSSLLNNVVGHLLHSAILVPYHGWRISHRTHHQNHGNVEKDESWVPLPEKIYKNLDFSTRIMRYTIPLPMFAYPIYLWTRSPGKEGSHFNPYSDLFAPNERGDVLTSSMCWTAMVLLLCYSCSVFGSAIVLKLYGVPYLIFIMWLDFVTYLHHHGYEQKLPWYRSKEWSYLRGGLTTVDRDYGWFNNIHHDIGTHVIHHLFPQIPHYHLVEATKAAKPVLGKYYREPKKSGPFPFHLFTSLVKSINEDHYVSDIGDIVYYQTDTQLYKLSKAKLN; from the exons ATGAACAACCATCATAACTTCAATGCTGTTGATGCTGGATGTGATTTTCAGCCTAGTAATCCACCTCCGTTTAAGATTTCTGAGATCCGAGCTGCCATTCCTAAGCATTGTTGGGTCAAGAATCCGTGGAGGTCTCTTAGCTATGTTTTCAGAGACGTTGTCGTCATATTTGCTCTTGCCGGAGCTGCGTTCTTCTTCGATTCTTGGGCTGTGTGGCCGCTCTACTGGACTGCTCAGGGGACAATGTTCTGGGCTATCTTTGTTCTTGGCCATGACTG TGGCCATGGAAGCTTTTCGGATAGTTCCTTGCTAAATAATGTGGTGGGGCATCTCTTGCATTCTGCAATTCTTGTACCTTATCATGGATG GAGAATCAGCCACAGGACTCACCATCAGAATCATGGAAATGTGGAGAAGGATGAATCTTGGGTTCCG TTGCCAGAGAAGATCTATAAGAATTTAGACTTCAGTACTCGGATTATGAGATACACTATCCCTCTTCCCATGTTTGCATACCCCATCTATCTG TGGACAAGAAGTCCAGGCAAAGAAGGTTCACACTTCAATCCCTACAGCGATTTGTTTGCCCCTAATGAGAGGGGAGATGTGTTAACATCAAGCATGTGTTGGACTGCGATGGTTCTTCTGCTCTGCTATTCATGCTCTGTTTTTGGCTCTGCAATAGTTCTTAAACTCTATGGTGTTCCCTATTTG ATATTTATCATGTGGCTGGACTTTGTTACATACTTGCATCACCATGGGTATGAGCAGAAACTTCCCTGGTACCGAAGCAAG GAATGGAGCTACTTGCGTGGAGGGCTGACAACAGTTGATAGGGATTATGGATGGTTCAATAACATCCACCATGACATTGGCACACATGTTATACATCATCTCTTTCCTCAAATCCCACACTATCACCTAGTAGAAGCG ACAAAGGCAGCTAAGCCAGTGCTGGGAAAATACTATCGAGAGCCTAAGAAATCAGGACCATTTCCGTTTCACTTATTCACAAGTCTAGTAAAAAGCATAAATGAAGATCACTACGTGAGCGACATTGGAGACATTGTTTACTATCAGACTGACACCCAGCTGTATAAACTTTCAAAAGCCAAGTTAAACtga